One Setaria italica strain Yugu1 chromosome I, Setaria_italica_v2.0, whole genome shotgun sequence DNA window includes the following coding sequences:
- the LOC101784483 gene encoding uncharacterized protein LOC101784483 — MVGFAGKRKELEQVVDGLSDFSLSGPAAKSRRLDPGLPPIMEEEPPAPSMAFQMLGEKINGVNMPSVEVMMEGVTSHHVPSEDMALVLYKPVDNPGISSSSFIVSSDLIRGLKSHAFNQVNYHELEDESPERSNSLALVPWKPPQMPVRSDWVAAEPESTQNFEVPMEADETEVTSMDFEEAPEPTSGGFDAENVHQWQHCMTPPSLPNPSAHVMWSR, encoded by the exons ATGGTTGGGTTCGCGGGGAAGAGGAAGGAACTGGAGCAGGTGGTTGACGGCCTCTCCGACTTCTCCCtctccggccccgccgccaagAGCCGCAGATTG GATCCTGGGCTCCCACCTATTATGGAAGAAGAACCACCAGCTCCTTCCATGGCATTTCAGATGCTGGGAGAGAAAATCAATGGTGTTAACATGCCCAGTGTAGAAGTCATGATGGAAGGTGTAACGTCACATCATGTGCCTAGTGAGGACATGGCACTTGTTTTATACAAACCGGTGGATAACCCTGGCATTTCAAGCTCATCATTCATAGTCAGTTCAGACTTGATACGTGGTTTAAAGA GCCATGCTTTCAATCAAGTGAACTATCATGAGCTGGAGGACGAATCTCCGGAGCGTAGCAACAGCTTGGCTCTAGTTCCTTGGAAACCACCACAAATGCCTGTAAGATCTGACTGGGTTGCTGCTGAGCCAGAGAGCACGCAAAATTTTGAAGTGCCTATGGAGGCCGATGAGACTGAAGTAACTTCTATGGATtttgaggaagcgcctgaaccaaCTTCCGGGGGTTTCGATGCTGAGAACGTTCACCAGTGGCAACATTGCATGACCCCGCCGTCATTACCAAATCCATCAGCCCATGTTATGTGGTCAAGGTGA
- the LOC101784886 gene encoding L-arabinokinase gives MRVRDGDGGGEVTAPPQHLVFAYYITGHGFGHATRALEVVRHLVAAGHDVHVVTAAPEFVFTTEITSPCLHIRKVLLDCGAVQADALTVDRLASLEKYHQTAVVPRESILKTEVEWLNTIKADLVVSDVVPVACRAAADAGIRSVCVTNFSWDFIYAEYVVAAGHHHRSIVWQIAEDYSHCEFLLRLPGYCPMPAFRDVIDVPLVVRRLHKSRSEVRKELGIADDVKVVIFNFGGQPAGWELKKEWLPDGWLCLVCGASETQELPPNFIKLAKDAYTPDLMAASDCMLGKIGYGTVSEALAYKLPFVFVRRDYFNEEPFLRNMLEHYQCGIEMIRRDLLTGHWKPYLLRAITLQPCYGGPINGGEVAAHILQDTAVGKKYISGKLSGARRLRDAIVLGYQLQRAPGRDVGIPDWYSLSEKETGVRPAPTSYDMNGSAESSFEDFEILHGDMQGLTDTMSFLKSLSGLAGNDPRSPEKQTRERAAASVLFDWEEEIYVARAPGRLDVMGGIADYSGSLVLQMPIREACHVAVQRSDPTKQKQWKHTQARQLANGGAVPVLQIVSFGSELSNRAPTFDMDLSDFMDGDKPISYDKAKEYFSLDPSQKWAAYVAGTIFVLMTELGVRFTDSMSILVSSSVPEGKGVSSSASVEVASMSAIAAAYGLNIAPRDLALLCQKVENRVVGAPCGVMDQMASACGEANKLLAMVCQPAEVKELVNIPTHIRFWGLDSGIRHSVGGTDYGSVRVGTYMGRKMIKCAASDILSESLSSSVPMQSGDSNPEEYEEHGVDLLKSEASMEYLCNLPPHRYEGVYAKDIPEVITGDAFLEKYGDHNDAITKVDPKRSYCVKAPTRHPIYENFRVEAFKALLTAAKTDGQLSALGELMYQCHYSYNACGLGSDGTDRLVNLVQEIQHRKTSRAGGPSLFGAKITGGGSGGSVCVIGKNCLKSSEEIFEIQRRYKAATGYLPIVFEGSSPGAGKFGYLKIRRRSA, from the exons ATGAGGGTtcgggacggcgacggcggcggcgaggtgaccgcgccgccgcagcacctCGTGTTCGCCTACTACATCACCGGCCACGGCTTCGGCCACGCCACCCGCGCCCTCGAG GTCGTGAGGCACCTCGTCGCCGCGGGGCACGACGTGCACGTGGTCACCGCCGCGCCGGAGTTCGTCTTCACCACCGAGATCACCTCCCCCTGCCTCCACATCCGCAAGGTCCTGCTCGACTGCGGCGCCGTCCAGGCCGACGCCCTCACCGTCGACCGCCTCGCCTCGCTCGAAAAG TATCACCAGACGGCCGTGGTGCCCCGGGAGTCGATCCTCAAGACCGAAGTGGAGTGGCTCAACACGATCAAGGCCGACCTAGTG GTTTCGGATGTTGTCCCCGTGGCGTGTAGGGCGGCTGCAGATGCCGGCATTCGATCCGTGTGCGTCACCAATTTCAG CTGGGACTTCATTTATGCAGAGTATGTCGTAGCAGCTGGACATCACCATCGCTCAATTGTGTGGCAG ATAGCAGAGGATTACTCCCATTGTGAATTCTTGCTCCGACTCCCCGGATATTGCCCTA TGCCTGCTTTCCGTGATGTCATTGATGTTCCTCTTGTGGTCAGAAGATTGCACAAATCTAGATCCGAG GTGAGAAAGGAACTAGGAATTGCAGATGATGTTAAGGTGGTCATTTTCAACTTCGGAGGACAG CCTGCTGGATGGGAACTGAAGAAAGAGTGGTTGCCTGACGGATGGCTCTGTTTG GTATGTGGTGCATCTGAAACTCAAGAGCTTCCTCCAAATTTCATTAAGCTTGCAAAGGATGCCTACACACCTGATTTGATGGCGGCATCTGACTGCATGCTTG GGAAAATTGGATATGGCACCGTGAGTGAGGCTTTGGCTTACAAGCTGCCATTTGTATTTGTTCGAAGAGATTATTTCAATGAAGAACCATTTTTGCGGAATATGCTTGAG CATTATCAATGTGGCATTGAGATGATACGGAGGGATCTACTTACTGGGCACTGGAAACCTTATCTTCTGCGTGCTATCACACTTCAACCCTGCTATGGTGGTCCCATAAACGGTGGTGAG GTGGCTGCACATATCCTCCAAGATACTGCTGTTGGGAAGAAGTATATTTCTGGAAAG TTGAGTGGAGCAAGACGGTTGCGTGATGCCATTGTGCTTGGATATCAACTGCAAAGGGCTCCTGGGAGAGATGTAGGAATTCCTGACTGGTATTCTCTCTCTGAGAAAGAAACCGGTGTCCGTCCAGCACCCACATCTTATGATATGAATGGAAGTGCAGAGTC ATCGTTCGAAGACTTTGAGATACTCCATGGTGATATGCAAGGCTTAACTGATACCATGTCCTTTTTGAAGAGTTTATCAGGACTTGCTGGAAATGACCCAAGAAGCCCTGAGAAGCAAACTCGAGAGAGGGCTGCTGCTTCTGTTCTCTTTGACTGGGAG GAGGAAATATATGTTGCAAGAGCACCTGGGCGATTAGATGTCATGGGTGGCATTGCAGATTATTCTGGAAGTCTTGTATTGCAG ATGCCCATCCGAGAGGCATGTCATGTTGCTGTTCAGAGAAGCGACCCTACCAAGCAGAAGCAATGGAAGCATACACAGGCTAGACAACTTGCAAATGGAGGAGCAGTACCAGTGTTACAAATC GTATCATTTGGTTCTGAATTAAGTAACCGCGCACCAACCTTCGACATGGATCTGTCTGATTTTATGGATGGTGACAAACCAATATCCTATGATAAAGCCAAAGAATATTTTTCTCTGGACCCATCCCAGAA ATGGGCTGCCTATGTTGCTGGAACTATTTTTGTGTTGATGACTGAGCTAGGGGTGCGCTTCACAGACAGCATGAGCATTCTG GTTTCTTCATCTGTCCCTGAAGGCAAAGGTGTCTCCTCTTCTGCATCAGTGGAGGTTGCTTCTATGTCTGCTATCGCTGCTGCCTATG GTTTGAACATTGCTCCAAGAGATCTTGCTTTACTGTGTCAAAAG GTTGAGAATCGTGTTGTTGGAGCTCCTTGCGGGGTAATGGACCAAATGGCATCTGCTTGTGGAGAAGCTAACAAACTGCTTGCGATGGTTTGCCAG cctgcagaagTGAAGGAGCTGGTTAACATTCCAACTCATATACGATTTTGGGGTCTCGACTCTGGGATACGGCATAG TGTTGGTGGGACTGATTACGGTTCTGTAAGAGTAGGCACTTACATGGGCCGCAAGATGATCAAGTGTGCTGCATCTGACATACTTTCAGAATCGTTGTCCTCCAGTGTACCTATGCAATCAGGCGACTCAAATCCTGAAGAATATGAAGAACATGGTGTAGATCTTCTGAAATCTGAAGCATCAATGGAGTATTTATGCAATTTACCGCCTCATAG ATATGAAGGTGTTTACGCGAAAGACATTCCAGAGGTGATAACTGGAGATGCATTTTTGGAGAAGTATGGAGATCATAATGACGCGATAACAAAAGTTGACCCGAAACGGTCTTACTGTGTGAAGGCTCCTACAAGACATCCAATATATGAGAATTTCCGAGTTGAG GCCTTCAAAGCATTGTTAACAGCAGCTAAAACAGACGGGCAACTTTCAGCCCTTGGAGAACTAATGTACCAG TGCCACTACAGCTACAATGCTTGCGGGCTTGGCTCTGACGGCACGGACAGGCTAGTCAATCTTGTGCAAGAAATCCAGCACAGGAAGACCTCGCGAGCTGGAGGCCCTAGCCTATTCGGCGCAAAGATCACCGGCGGAGGGTCCGGCGGCTCGGTTTGTGTGATCGGGAAGAACTGCCTGAAAAGCAGCGAAGAGATATTCGAG ATTCAGAGGAGATACAAGGCGGCTACAGGGTACCTACCGATCGTCTTCGAGGGCTCGTCTCCAGGCGCCGGCAAGTTTGGGTACCTCAAGATTCGACGCCGATCCGCGTAA